In the Leptospira sp. WS4.C2 genome, one interval contains:
- a CDS encoding c-type cytochrome, with protein MLSKSQARAFFLGGTFLFSAVFVFLTVDTLRQTDSRTNAQNITEDVLKGKEIWEKNNCMGCHTLLGEGAYYAPDLTKVVERRGATWIDVFLDDPQAMFPGERKMVKYNFTKEEKGQVIAFLDWVGKIDANGWPPKPNIPIDSIATSPAPQVKTNAVVLSQPEKFSQLCVACHAVGGKGGNVGPALDHVGSKFDSDYLNRWLSDPQAIKPGTNMPKLPLTDPERKDIVTYLSALK; from the coding sequence ATGCTATCAAAATCGCAAGCTAGGGCGTTCTTTTTGGGAGGCACTTTCTTGTTCAGTGCTGTCTTTGTGTTTCTCACTGTGGATACCTTGCGACAAACTGATTCCCGAACCAATGCACAAAACATCACCGAAGATGTTTTAAAGGGTAAAGAAATTTGGGAAAAAAACAATTGTATGGGTTGTCATACACTGTTAGGTGAAGGGGCATATTATGCACCGGATCTAACTAAGGTTGTCGAAAGGCGAGGAGCCACTTGGATCGATGTTTTTTTAGACGATCCACAGGCGATGTTTCCTGGAGAACGGAAAATGGTGAAGTATAACTTTACTAAAGAAGAAAAAGGACAGGTCATTGCCTTTTTGGATTGGGTAGGTAAGATCGATGCCAACGGTTGGCCTCCAAAACCAAATATTCCCATCGATTCGATTGCCACTTCTCCTGCCCCTCAGGTCAAAACCAATGCAGTTGTTTTGTCTCAACCAGAAAAGTTTTCTCAACTTTGTGTCGCCTGTCATGCGGTAGGTGGAAAAGGAGGAAATGTTGGGCCAGCACTTGATCACGTAGGTAGTAAATTTGATTCTGATTATCTCAACCGTTGGTTATCAGATCCTCAGGCCATCAAACCGGGAACAAATATGCCTAAGTTGCCGTTAACTGATCCAGAAAGGAAAGATATCGTAACTTATCTTTCTGCATTGAAATAA
- a CDS encoding heme-copper oxidase subunit III, producing the protein MNQNNIQTDQSLWYPPGGILIWMIVLVEVLTFCLGIGSLLYDKSKDLSTFSFMQSHLNKSFAFWNTVFLLTSGFCIAIAVLYKSKNNINIFTLFLSASILFGFAFLILKFYEFREKLLLGYTLETSNFFSYYWLLTGFHYLHVVVGILILFIIYITRKTISFENLEAGAVFWHMCDLIWLLLYPALYLIQ; encoded by the coding sequence ATGAATCAAAACAACATACAGACCGATCAATCTTTATGGTATCCGCCAGGAGGAATCCTGATTTGGATGATTGTTCTTGTAGAAGTGCTTACTTTTTGTCTGGGAATTGGTTCGCTTCTGTATGATAAGTCAAAAGATCTTAGTACTTTTTCCTTTATGCAGTCACACTTAAACAAAAGTTTTGCATTTTGGAATACAGTGTTTTTACTGACGAGTGGGTTTTGTATTGCAATCGCAGTACTTTATAAAAGTAAAAATAATATAAATATTTTTACTCTGTTCTTATCTGCATCAATCCTTTTTGGATTCGCATTTTTAATCCTTAAATTTTATGAATTTAGAGAAAAATTGCTGTTAGGTTATACTTTAGAAACCAGTAATTTTTTCAGCTACTACTGGTTACTCACAGGGTTTCATTATCTTCATGTGGTTGTGGGCATTCTAATTCTTTTTATCATATACATTACTCGCAAAACCATATCTTTTGAAAACCTAGAGGCGGGAGCTGTGTTTTGGCATATGTGCGATTTGATTTGGTTATTACTTTATCCTGCACTTTATTTGATTCAATAG
- a CDS encoding prokaryotic cytochrome C oxidase subunit IV → MKLIIFTYTILMFIVYFSFFGMGQTIPGNWNLILMSATKFLLICFVFMNLKEAHPFWKVTFPILIGIYSFSIWILT, encoded by the coding sequence ATGAAATTAATTATCTTCACATATACGATTCTTATGTTCATCGTTTACTTTTCCTTTTTTGGAATGGGTCAGACAATTCCTGGAAATTGGAATCTCATTCTTATGAGTGCCACCAAGTTTTTATTGATTTGTTTTGTGTTTATGAATCTGAAAGAAGCCCATCCTTTTTGGAAGGTAACCTTTCCGATACTTATTGGAATTTATTCATTCAGTATTTGGATTCTTACTTAG
- the mtnC gene encoding acireductone synthase: MNIKHNLLDIEGTTAPIAFVHQVLFPYAKKHITRFLRTYQFSEDRLKEIKLEFEKDLTLREKDFLNLFTKGNGKQQSNLIGFSTEFIPSYFEYLIEKDRKFGPLKEIQGKIWKEGYESGEIKSILYEDVPGFLKKTMDLGIQNHVYSSGSVEAQILIYQYSELGDLRNYFTSYFDTEVGGKREKESYENIANKLQSSPNQIRFFTDIVEEAEAANAVGMDVVILNRPGNLPQKPHTFPVWNHF, translated from the coding sequence ATGAATATTAAACACAACTTACTCGACATTGAAGGGACAACGGCACCAATCGCCTTTGTCCATCAGGTTCTCTTTCCTTATGCAAAAAAACACATTACTCGTTTCCTAAGAACCTACCAGTTTTCGGAAGATCGACTCAAAGAAATCAAATTAGAATTTGAGAAGGATCTGACATTACGTGAAAAAGATTTTTTGAATCTTTTTACAAAAGGGAATGGAAAACAGCAGTCAAATCTCATCGGTTTTTCAACGGAATTCATTCCCTCCTACTTTGAATATTTGATAGAGAAAGATCGTAAGTTTGGCCCTCTCAAAGAGATCCAAGGCAAAATCTGGAAAGAGGGTTATGAATCTGGGGAGATCAAGAGTATTCTGTATGAAGATGTTCCTGGATTTTTAAAAAAAACAATGGATCTAGGAATTCAAAACCACGTTTATTCTTCCGGCTCAGTCGAAGCGCAAATTTTAATTTATCAATATTCAGAGTTAGGTGATCTTAGGAACTATTTCACTTCTTATTTTGATACCGAGGTTGGTGGGAAAAGAGAAAAAGAAAGTTATGAAAATATCGCAAACAAACTACAGTCTTCACCAAATCAAATTCGTTTTTTTACTGATATCGTAGAGGAAGCGGAAGCGGCCAATGCTGTGGGGATGGATGTAGTGATACTTAACAGGCCGGGGAACCTACCGCAAAAACCACATACCTTCCCCGTATGGAATCATTTCTAA
- a CDS encoding MFS transporter, whose amino-acid sequence MNQKQSVRDKSYLRFFGLAELADHGARGILAFWVILGMAFFLFGDQNLIAPNMKNIGASLGITDPNEVDWKLGGIIPVLFFILGGVVSLSMGYLSQTFSRKNLLLATVLLGEIPCFLTAYVETYDQFLVLRTLCGFGLGGIFPLLFSLIGDYFSSQSRAIATGYVSLAMGLGVGVGQLLGGILGGADPINGWRASFIYMSAPSFIFAAIYLFFCKEPKRGGAEGVVSDELSHKISLKDFKLLFENKTNLGAFLQGLPGCIPWGVFFVYLADYYEHTYHLSKEISAGMITFAAVGIFIGTFFGGVLGQILYNIKKTYQPLLCMGTTFFGVFPAILLLYSFDIVPFMGLFIALNIFTGIMISVTGPNVRAVLLNVNEPKSRSAIFSIYNLTDDLGKGLGPVMSAVILGLTPDRGLALSISILFWIPCAFAWLLILFNYEKDEERMHLLMKENTSVA is encoded by the coding sequence ATGAACCAAAAACAATCAGTACGAGACAAATCCTATTTGCGATTCTTTGGCCTAGCCGAACTCGCAGACCATGGAGCCAGAGGGATTCTAGCATTTTGGGTCATTTTAGGAATGGCCTTCTTTTTGTTTGGCGATCAAAACTTAATTGCACCCAATATGAAAAACATTGGTGCCTCTTTAGGAATTACTGATCCAAATGAGGTTGACTGGAAGTTAGGTGGGATCATTCCCGTATTGTTTTTTATTTTGGGTGGAGTGGTTTCCTTATCCATGGGATACCTATCACAAACCTTTTCACGAAAAAACTTACTACTCGCAACAGTACTGCTCGGTGAAATTCCCTGTTTTTTAACTGCTTATGTAGAAACGTATGATCAGTTTTTGGTTTTGCGTACACTTTGTGGGTTTGGTCTTGGTGGCATTTTTCCATTACTCTTTAGTTTGATTGGAGATTATTTTTCTAGTCAATCGAGAGCGATTGCTACCGGTTATGTGTCCTTAGCGATGGGACTTGGTGTGGGAGTAGGGCAACTTCTCGGTGGAATTTTGGGTGGAGCTGATCCGATCAACGGATGGCGCGCCTCTTTTATTTATATGTCTGCTCCTTCTTTTATTTTCGCAGCAATTTATTTGTTCTTTTGTAAAGAACCCAAACGCGGTGGGGCCGAAGGTGTTGTCAGTGATGAGTTATCTCATAAAATCAGTTTAAAAGATTTTAAATTACTCTTCGAAAACAAAACCAACTTAGGAGCCTTTTTACAAGGCCTTCCGGGATGTATTCCTTGGGGAGTATTCTTTGTTTATTTGGCCGATTATTACGAACACACTTACCATCTTTCAAAAGAAATTTCTGCTGGGATGATTACCTTTGCTGCTGTTGGAATTTTTATTGGAACTTTTTTTGGTGGGGTTCTTGGCCAAATTTTATATAATATTAAAAAAACATACCAACCACTTCTATGTATGGGAACCACATTCTTCGGTGTATTCCCGGCAATTTTGCTTTTGTATTCCTTTGACATTGTTCCTTTTATGGGACTTTTCATTGCACTGAATATTTTTACTGGGATTATGATCTCTGTCACTGGACCGAACGTACGTGCCGTTTTACTGAATGTAAACGAACCGAAGTCAAGAAGCGCCATATTTTCCATTTACAACCTAACAGATGATTTAGGAAAAGGTCTTGGGCCCGTGATGTCAGCCGTGATTTTAGGTTTGACTCCTGACCGAGGACTTGCTTTATCCATATCGATTCTTTTCTGGATTCCTTGTGCTTTTGCATGGTTACTCATATTGTTTAATTATGAAAAAGACGAAGAAAGAATGCATTTGCTTATGAAAGAAAATACATCCGTTGCATAA
- a CDS encoding WecB/TagA/CpsF family glycosyltransferase gives MKQLSEIVHNSSKDERDILLEYQNIDVSKLETLNVLGIPIDNVTTDEAIAKLFRVLEKKEGMHHVLFLDPIKLMRMRPKKSLHRIAEKAGTILVEGAGIGWMTSGRLKERVTPIAIMMDLIRLAELKEFTAFIFGAKDEIVERIYFNLTRHFPKVRIVGRHAGHLDRQREMRVKEAIRKTGPDIIFLAMDFPDQEIWIENNTGYFGKAVVIGVGGALDMLSGADKKAPEWFKERGLIWFWRIIARPYRIQRMWETFYFFLLGIRERFRKH, from the coding sequence ATGAAGCAACTGAGCGAAATCGTTCACAATTCCTCAAAAGATGAGAGGGATATACTACTAGAATACCAAAATATCGATGTTTCCAAGCTGGAAACCCTCAATGTTTTAGGAATTCCCATCGACAACGTCACTACAGACGAAGCCATCGCTAAACTCTTCCGCGTGCTTGAGAAAAAAGAAGGCATGCACCACGTTTTATTTTTAGATCCCATCAAACTCATGAGGATGCGTCCCAAAAAATCTCTCCACCGGATTGCAGAAAAAGCCGGAACCATTCTCGTGGAAGGTGCTGGAATTGGTTGGATGACATCGGGAAGGCTCAAAGAAAGAGTCACTCCTATTGCTATTATGATGGATCTCATCCGACTAGCAGAACTCAAAGAGTTCACCGCCTTTATCTTTGGGGCAAAAGACGAAATTGTAGAACGAATTTATTTTAACCTAACAAGGCACTTTCCCAAAGTTCGTATTGTAGGAAGGCATGCGGGTCATCTGGACAGGCAACGAGAGATGCGAGTCAAAGAAGCTATCCGAAAGACAGGACCCGATATCATCTTCCTTGCCATGGATTTTCCTGACCAAGAAATTTGGATCGAAAACAATACCGGATATTTTGGCAAAGCGGTTGTCATCGGTGTGGGCGGCGCCTTAGATATGTTATCTGGTGCTGACAAAAAAGCCCCAGAATGGTTCAAAGAAAGAGGACTGATTTGGTTTTGGAGGATCATCGCAAGACCTTACCGAATCCAAAGAATGTGGGAAACTTTCTATTTCTTTCTTTTGGGAATTCGCGAAAGATTCCGCAAACACTAA
- a CDS encoding glycogen-binding domain-containing protein: MMKSKSIRIALFLLFFTGIGIFAEEGMDWIGSFSSKELEMSDETEDQDKVYYLWQLESLKKNIAPRYIRYLDVESYVSSGQLIRRGILFTYNGLREESVEICGSFNNWECSDMKRNQYGIYYTVVEPTQITDTYEEDSVYEYKFRVNGLLTYDPENFDKLEDGSGSYYSRFILEGKDTDRQTKTMVLEDSANEERDLRTVKFQIYLPNAEVVRVVGSFNDWNPEHDFLKKDRKGVFTLEKKLLPGEYHYQFIVDGDYMLDTYNPKTNIKVDTNESVSSLLVPERSYALERKM, encoded by the coding sequence ATGATGAAATCGAAATCCATCCGTATCGCCCTATTTTTACTCTTTTTCACAGGAATCGGAATCTTTGCCGAGGAGGGAATGGATTGGATTGGAAGTTTTTCTTCAAAAGAACTCGAGATGTCCGATGAAACAGAAGACCAAGATAAGGTCTATTACCTCTGGCAACTAGAAAGTCTTAAAAAAAATATTGCTCCACGTTACATTCGTTATCTCGATGTAGAGTCTTATGTTTCCTCTGGCCAACTCATCCGCAGAGGAATTCTTTTCACTTACAATGGACTGCGAGAGGAATCTGTGGAAATCTGTGGAAGTTTTAACAATTGGGAATGTTCCGATATGAAACGAAACCAATACGGAATCTATTACACAGTGGTAGAACCTACTCAAATTACAGATACCTATGAAGAAGACTCGGTTTATGAATATAAGTTCCGAGTGAATGGACTTCTTACTTATGATCCAGAGAACTTTGATAAGTTGGAAGATGGATCTGGATCCTACTACTCCCGTTTTATTTTAGAAGGAAAAGATACTGACCGCCAAACAAAAACTATGGTGCTCGAAGATTCCGCAAACGAAGAAAGAGACTTACGAACGGTTAAATTCCAAATCTATTTACCAAATGCCGAAGTGGTTCGAGTGGTGGGGAGTTTTAATGATTGGAACCCAGAACATGATTTTTTGAAAAAAGATAGAAAGGGAGTTTTTACTCTCGAAAAGAAATTACTTCCTGGTGAATACCATTACCAATTCATTGTGGATGGGGATTATATGTTGGATACTTACAATCCAAAAACCAATATCAAAGTGGATACCAATGAATCTGTTTCTTCATTACTCGTTCCCGAAAGAAGTTATGCCTTAGAACGTAAGATGTAA
- a CDS encoding ATP-dependent Clp protease adaptor ClpS, which translates to MTGAGAPQPSILEETEVRPRRNDGPWKVVLWDDDFHTYEYVIEMLMDVCQMPWEKAFQHAVEVDTRKKTIVFSGELEHAEFVHERILNYGPDPRMSSSKGSMTATLEQ; encoded by the coding sequence ATGACCGGTGCCGGAGCTCCCCAACCATCTATCTTAGAAGAAACCGAAGTGAGGCCACGTCGTAATGATGGGCCTTGGAAGGTTGTACTTTGGGATGATGACTTTCACACCTACGAATATGTGATTGAGATGTTAATGGATGTTTGCCAAATGCCTTGGGAAAAAGCCTTCCAACATGCGGTGGAAGTAGACACTAGAAAAAAAACCATCGTCTTTTCTGGGGAATTGGAACATGCGGAGTTTGTCCACGAACGGATCTTAAACTATGGCCCAGACCCGAGGATGAGTTCCTCGAAAGGATCTATGACCGCCACACTAGAGCAGTAA
- a CDS encoding transketolase family protein has translation MGAPSQSTADKKATRDAYGEALVELGASRQDVVVLDADLSGSTKTADFKKKYPERFFNVGVAEQNLVGHAAGLALSGFVPFASSFAMFLSGRAWEVVRNSVVYPKLNVKLVASHGGITVGEDGASHQCIEDFAIMRVIPEMTVICPSDFNETKQVIHAIADYKGPVYVRVGRPAIPLIERENYKFQIGKAEVISEGKDVCIIANGVMVNEAMIAVGLLKEKGIHASLLNMATIKPLDKEAIIAKAKECGAIVTCEEHNVIGGLGSAVSELLSEEYPVPVIKVGMKDTFGKSGTWSGLLDYFGLRAKDVVSHAEIAISKKKK, from the coding sequence ATGGGAGCACCTAGCCAATCCACTGCGGACAAAAAAGCAACAAGAGATGCATATGGCGAAGCCTTAGTTGAGTTAGGTGCATCTAGACAAGATGTCGTAGTTTTAGATGCGGATCTTTCCGGTTCCACTAAAACTGCGGATTTTAAGAAAAAATATCCTGAACGATTTTTTAATGTTGGTGTCGCTGAACAAAACTTAGTTGGTCATGCAGCGGGCCTTGCCCTTTCTGGATTTGTACCTTTTGCCTCTAGTTTTGCTATGTTTTTATCGGGCAGAGCTTGGGAAGTAGTCCGAAATAGCGTTGTATATCCAAAGTTAAACGTAAAACTCGTTGCTTCTCACGGTGGAATCACTGTGGGAGAAGACGGTGCGTCTCACCAATGTATTGAAGACTTTGCGATCATGAGAGTCATTCCTGAAATGACTGTGATTTGTCCTTCTGATTTTAACGAAACCAAACAAGTCATTCATGCGATCGCTGATTACAAAGGTCCTGTTTACGTTAGGGTCGGCCGACCTGCCATTCCTTTAATTGAAAGAGAAAACTACAAATTCCAAATTGGAAAAGCAGAAGTGATTTCCGAAGGAAAAGATGTTTGTATCATTGCCAACGGTGTTATGGTCAACGAAGCCATGATTGCTGTCGGTCTTCTCAAAGAAAAAGGAATCCATGCAAGCCTTCTCAATATGGCAACCATCAAACCTTTGGACAAAGAAGCCATCATCGCCAAAGCAAAAGAATGCGGGGCGATTGTGACTTGCGAAGAACACAATGTCATTGGTGGACTTGGTTCTGCAGTGTCAGAACTTCTTTCTGAAGAGTATCCAGTTCCTGTCATCAAAGTAGGAATGAAAGATACATTTGGTAAGTCGGGAACTTGGAGTGGTCTACTCGATTACTTCGGTCTTCGCGCCAAAGATGTAGTTTCCCACGCAGAAATCGCTATTTCCAAAAAGAAAAAATAA